Proteins encoded by one window of Chondromyces crocatus:
- the ggt gene encoding gamma-glutamyltransferase — translation MSNSRLRRLLVSLSFVGAVACEAGSPAPPPAGAPAHSVTQVPAESLTASASSPLEAPAVLPVSVAAPSPSEPPPELTGGGKRAVRGDAGLVTSVEPHATRAGLEVLRKGGNAVDAAVAVAFALAVTHPSAGNLGGGGFMVIRRASGESHTIDFRETAPAAATTGGILAMVKKGAYGYPATAVPGTVAGLELAHQRFGSRPWSELVAPATALAREGHRLGARQALVLGWAWSRLQQDRAARAIWGRQGKPVQKGDLVKQPDLSRTLEAIASEGARAFYEGPIAKKIAVAMAAHRGLVTEEDLRSYRAKLRAPLRFTYRGFTVDTMGPPSMGGIAFAQIMRVLERAKAHEAPAGSGLSHHLFAEAARRAYSDRRRASADPDFSPGAQPLLATLLDDGYLEARRPLLDRERATPSVDIAVPPEPEPLESQQTTHFSVVDAQGNAVACTVTLSAGFGAKVVVPGTGVIFSNALAAFSPTGTNTVAPGKRMQSSMSPAIVSRSGHLALVLGSPGGDTIPNTLAQVFRNLVDHGMTVDEAVESPRVHHQWLPDRLRIERNNPPSRSALEDLRRRGHALHLDAMPIGHANSILVDASGTAWGHADSREGGIAEGHAPAQAAPKR, via the coding sequence ATGTCGAACTCCCGACTTCGACGTCTGCTCGTCTCTCTCAGCTTCGTGGGCGCCGTCGCGTGTGAAGCCGGCTCGCCAGCGCCTCCCCCCGCTGGCGCGCCAGCCCACTCCGTCACACAGGTCCCCGCCGAGTCGCTCACCGCTTCGGCGTCATCGCCTCTCGAAGCGCCAGCGGTCCTCCCCGTGTCGGTGGCCGCGCCATCCCCCTCGGAGCCTCCGCCGGAGCTGACCGGGGGAGGCAAGCGCGCGGTGCGCGGTGATGCCGGCCTCGTCACCTCGGTCGAACCTCACGCCACGCGGGCAGGCCTCGAGGTGCTCCGCAAAGGCGGGAACGCCGTCGATGCGGCCGTCGCCGTGGCCTTCGCCCTCGCCGTCACCCATCCCAGCGCCGGCAACCTCGGAGGGGGCGGGTTCATGGTGATCCGACGCGCCAGCGGAGAGTCTCACACCATCGACTTCCGGGAGACGGCGCCAGCGGCCGCCACGACTGGAGGGATCCTGGCGATGGTCAAGAAGGGGGCTTACGGCTACCCGGCCACGGCGGTCCCCGGCACGGTTGCTGGGCTCGAGCTGGCACACCAGCGCTTCGGCTCGCGCCCCTGGTCCGAACTCGTCGCCCCCGCCACCGCGCTAGCCCGCGAGGGTCATCGGCTGGGCGCACGTCAGGCCCTGGTTCTCGGCTGGGCCTGGTCTCGTCTCCAGCAGGACCGCGCAGCACGTGCGATCTGGGGCCGCCAGGGAAAACCGGTCCAGAAGGGCGACCTGGTGAAACAACCGGACCTCTCACGCACGCTGGAGGCGATTGCCAGCGAGGGAGCGCGCGCATTCTACGAGGGGCCGATCGCGAAGAAGATCGCGGTCGCGATGGCCGCCCACCGTGGCCTGGTCACCGAGGAAGACCTGCGGAGCTATCGAGCCAAACTGCGCGCGCCGCTGCGCTTCACCTACCGTGGCTTCACGGTGGACACGATGGGGCCTCCGTCGATGGGTGGCATCGCGTTCGCCCAGATCATGCGCGTGCTCGAACGCGCAAAGGCCCACGAGGCGCCCGCAGGGTCGGGTCTTTCCCACCACCTCTTCGCAGAAGCCGCGCGACGCGCATATTCGGATCGTCGTCGCGCCAGCGCCGATCCCGATTTCAGCCCTGGCGCTCAGCCTCTGCTCGCGACGCTGCTCGACGACGGCTACCTCGAGGCGCGACGACCTCTTCTCGATCGAGAGCGCGCCACGCCATCCGTCGACATCGCCGTGCCGCCCGAGCCCGAGCCCCTGGAGTCACAGCAGACGACGCACTTCTCGGTCGTGGATGCTCAGGGCAACGCTGTCGCCTGCACGGTCACCCTCTCGGCCGGGTTTGGCGCAAAGGTCGTTGTCCCAGGGACGGGGGTCATCTTCAGCAACGCGCTCGCGGCGTTCTCTCCGACGGGTACGAACACCGTGGCTCCGGGCAAGCGCATGCAGAGTTCCATGTCGCCCGCGATCGTCTCCCGAAGCGGGCACCTCGCGCTGGTGCTCGGATCGCCCGGTGGCGACACGATTCCGAACACCCTGGCGCAGGTCTTCAGGAACCTGGTGGACCATGGAATGACGGTGGACGAGGCCGTGGAGAGCCCACGGGTTCACCACCAGTGGCTCCCAGACCGACTACGGATCGAGCGGAACAACCCGCCTTCTCGGTCCGCACTGGAGGATCTGCGCCGCCGTGGTCATGCGCTGCACCTGGACGCGATGCCGATCGGGCATGCCAACAGCATCCTGGTCGACGCATCGGGGACCGCGTGGGGGCACGCCGACAGCCGCGAGGGGGGGATCGCCGAGGGCCACGCTCCTGCTCAAGCTGCCCCCAAGCGGTAA
- a CDS encoding universal stress protein has protein sequence MRCVRPYIVVVAMDLSEPGGRAWRFAFDLADMRGETEIHAVVVGPRRVAPAVRDVATHSVSTAPLSTPSLRVLQHQSANGQARLMAMHFRVGPADRAIVGLAEELDADLIVIGTHPTSLLQRLLGGCTAERIARNAPCPVVVVRPKRHDGEEAPSATWEAETAAARYRLGAA, from the coding sequence GTGCGCTGTGTCAGACCCTACATCGTGGTGGTCGCCATGGACCTGTCGGAGCCCGGCGGCAGAGCCTGGCGTTTCGCCTTCGATCTGGCCGACATGCGGGGTGAGACCGAGATCCACGCGGTGGTGGTGGGCCCTCGACGGGTCGCGCCTGCCGTACGGGACGTTGCGACGCACAGCGTCTCCACCGCGCCCCTGTCCACGCCGAGCCTCCGCGTGCTCCAGCACCAGTCGGCCAACGGACAAGCCCGGTTGATGGCCATGCACTTCCGCGTGGGACCGGCCGACCGTGCGATCGTCGGGCTCGCCGAGGAGCTGGACGCGGATCTGATCGTGATCGGCACGCACCCGACCAGTCTCCTCCAGCGTTTGCTCGGGGGCTGCACGGCGGAGCGCATCGCGCGAAATGCGCCCTGTCCGGTCGTGGTGGTTCGACCGAAGCGTCATGATGGGGAGGAGGCGCCCTCTGCCACCTGGGAAGCGGAGACGGCTGCGGCCCGTTACCGCTTGGGGGCAGCTTGA